Genomic segment of Coffea arabica cultivar ET-39 chromosome 1e, Coffea Arabica ET-39 HiFi, whole genome shotgun sequence:
ATTCTCAAGAAGTACTTTGGGAAGTTGCCTAACAAAGTTAAGGATCTCATTCGAGCTGCTGTCAGTGAGGCAGGGATCGTAATTTGCTCACTATTTGTGCAAGGATTGAAAGAAGGCTTGGCCAAGGAAATGGATTCTGCACTTGTCAACCTGCTGGGAAATATTAAGCTTATCAAGGTAGTAACATCAGCACTTATCTTTCCTAAGACAGATGAGCTTGGCTTTATGAACTTTTTTCTACAAAATCTCAAAGATTTGCCAGGTTGTAAGGTTGATTCAAATGTTTTTGCAAGCAATGAAATTCAGACAGTACTAGATGATCTTATATCCTTGAGATCCTTGTTGGAGAATAATCTGGAAGAACGTAATCAGGATGAAAAGCTTCAAGCTCTTTCCCGTCATGCTGTAGAGGTGGCGTACAAAGCACAACTTATGATTCAATCCTTAGTTGTCGGAAATGATCCTGATTATTCTCCAACGATATTTGGTCCACTCACAgaagaaattaattttattaagaTGGAGGCCTTGAAGATTGGTGACAATAGGTGTAGCTTGGCATCCCAAAAACCTATCAGGTCTTCCAATTCTTTGCCAGCACAGGGTAGAACGCCAGCAATCAACAAAGCTGTGGTGAGTTTGAATGACGAGGCAAAGAAGATAATTGATCAACTTGTAAGTGGATCAAAACAGTTGGATATCATTTCTGTTGTAGGTATGCCAGGACTAGGTAAGACTACTTTGGCCAGAAGTGTTTTTAATGATCCTTCAGTTACACGCACATTTCATAGTCATGCATGGTGCATTGTTTCTCAAGTATATACAAAGAAAGATTTGGTTCTTCAGATTTTGGGATGGATTGTTCCTGAACTTTCTGATCAATATCTGAACAAGAGTGAAGTCTATTTGGAGGAAGAGCTCAAAAGGCGTTTACTGAAAAATAAGTATCTCATTGTTTTGGATGATGTCTGGGATGCTGACACATGGAGTGGGTTGGAAAGATCGCTGCCCAATGATGCCAATGGAAGCAGGATCCTCTTCACAAGTAGACATCCTGAAGTAGCCAAAAAATTAATCCTAACCGTGAGTCTCACTACCTTCGCCAACTCACTGATGATGAGAGCTGGGAACTGTTACAAAAGAGGCTATCTTGCAGGGATAGCTATGATGAGAAACTAGGGAGGGAAATAGCAAAAAATTGTAAGGGATTACCCCTCACAGTAGTCACCGTAGCTGGAATTCTTTCAAATTCAGGGCAGGATGGTTGGGAAGAGATTGCAGGAAGGCTAAGCTTAAATACTCTTTCTATCACAGGACAGTGCATGGACATAATAAAGTTGAGTTACAGAAACTTACCTGATTATCTGAAACCATCCTTTCTTTACTTCGGTGCATTTCCAGTAGGCCAGGAGATTCCTTTTGGGAAGCTGATGAGATTATGGATCGCCGAAGGATTTGTTCAACTAAGTGATGGAAAGAGCTTAGAAGATGTGGCCGGGGACTACATCAATGATCTGATTGGCAGAAGCTTGGTTATGATCTCCAAAGAAAGATCCTTAGGAGGCATTAAAGCCTGTTGTGTTCATGATCTGTTGCATGAGTTTTGT
This window contains:
- the LOC140018183 gene encoding putative late blight resistance protein homolog R1B-23, which translates into the protein MASDIIATVLRDLELLVKDFGVQYNRVLDLKAELRLLRTLFWCAREWNYDLYSKPGNNNNLASFLTSLEPAVEKKILDLYNDCLSEERFRKLGLNSHLIRLKQEQFFPLKQGPYSYNRSYMGKERFSYGQGFMGMGSKASFNLLKGKDKYFYGLGGEEEGTFDWKSKFDHKVGEIRTTCIYNLRQEISRSYINLLDYYNSLQNHSSWGPKIMDFIDFLLVNIEDVQTWVNVDDQDVRDLLEALKEKVAFLKNFIRFAEWRGFEYGQLEVLFMRLQVVAIDAAARVFHMWVFYPYDDKEARDDKMRLIFSELLQKMAAVDPQIRETYIQVLLSGSPHARTLEIEEHILGDFVDSLLYRIWEGLTHSITCVVSLEDQMPILYEGLRFLRTILKKYFGKLPNKVKDLIRAAVSEAGIVICSLFVQGLKEGLAKEMDSALVNLLGNIKLIKVVTSALIFPKTDELGFMNFFLQNLKDLPGCKVDSNVFASNEIQTVLDDLISLRSLLENNLEERNQDEKLQALSRHAVEVAYKAQLMIQSLVVGNDPDYSPTIFGPLTEEINFIKMEALKIGDNRCSLASQKPIRSSNSLPAQGRTPAINKAVVSLNDEAKKIIDQLVSGSKQLDIISVVGMPGLGKTTLARSVFNDPSVTRTFHSHAWCIVSQVYTKKDLVLQILGWIVPELSDQYLNKSEVYLEEELKRRLLKNKYLIVLDDVWDADTWSGLERSLPNDANGSRILFTSRHPEVAKKLILTVSLTTFANSLMMRAGNCYKRGYLAGIAMMRN